A genomic window from Salvia miltiorrhiza cultivar Shanhuang (shh) chromosome 5, IMPLAD_Smil_shh, whole genome shotgun sequence includes:
- the LOC131025921 gene encoding uncharacterized protein LOC131025921: MANQLISRKKDVETEENQERLILWDSLESVARQSRDQCVCFGGDFNSIRVLAERNGRGAHFSPRDIQSFDQFVRRCELTEIRLQARKFTWYQPQGQCKSKLDRFMLNEEWLAVWDQSKVRGLQRTVSDHCPILLDTKKVDWGPKPFRFLNAWTRHPDFETVVKESWQRGGISGWSSFIFKEKIKRLKNDLRVWSKTGFGLVDENVSNLREEILKWDLIDDAIGLEEEEVGKRREAKANLLIQLQHRDNILAQRSRN; this comes from the exons ATGGCAAACCAACTGATTTCTCGAAAGAAAGACGTGGAGACAGAGGAGAATCAG GAAAGATTGATCCTTTGGGACAGCTTGGAGAGCGTGGCGAGGCAATCGAGGGACCAGTGCGTATGTTTTGGGGGGGATTTTAACTCTATTCGTGTCTTAGCTGAGAGGAATGGAAGGGGCGCGCATTTCTCCCCCAGAGATATCCAATCCTTTGATCAGTTTGTGAGAAGATGTGAACTCACTGAAATTAGACTTCAAGCGAGAAAgttcacgtggtatcaaccacAAGGGCAGTGTAAATCAAAACTGGACAGGTTCATGCTGAACGAAGAATGGTTGGCTGTCTGGGATCAGTCTAAAGTTAGGGGTCTTCAAAGGACGGTCTCAGACCATTGTCCTATTCTTTTGGATACGAAAAAGGTGGACTGGGGACCAAAACCCTTTAGGTTCCTCAACGCTTGGACAAGACACCCAGATTTTGAAACGGTGGTGAAGGAATCGTGGCAACGGGGCGGGATTTCTGGATGGAGCAGCTTCATTTTCAAAGAGAAAATTAAAAGACTGAAAAATGATCTTAGGGTGTGGAGCAAGACAGGTTTCGGTTTGGTTGACGAAAATGTTTCAAACCTTAGGGAGGAAATTTTGAAATGGGATTTGATCGACGACGCTATCGGcttggaggaggaagaggtggGTAAAAGACGCGAGGCAAAGGCGAATCTGTTGATTCAGTTGCAACACAGAGACAACATCCTGGCGCAGAGATCAAGGAACTGA